The DNA segment TGGAGGAACAGATTCAAGAGGCAAGGGAAGAGTAGAGTTGGAGTTTCGTCCTGATGCTAAGGTAAATTTTATGCTTAGTTCAGGTTTAGATATTATTGAATGTAATTGTTCTTTATCATGCCACATATCTTCTTAGTGTCGATAGGCTAGATTCTTGAGAATGCTACCTCTGCGCTCTATTTCAAGATTTTGGAGCTCCTTGACTAGCATGGTGAGTGTCTTGACATTTTGATTCTTGATTATGTTATGACTAAATAACAACATGCTAAAGAATCTTGACTAGGAACTTCCAATCTGGCTGCGACCATATANTGTATAGTTATTGACATTCTTATGGAATCTTTAATTATGGGTTatttttgttagagtagatgtcctgtaagccaagtgttgagcttgagactagcatctgtgatgttgtgtactgcgtttcttggtaaggacatagagatgtccaaacatgcagatgggtagtgaACAACCCttcctcggactttccaagtggttatcattcatcgagaggataagtccgtggttatgattgtacatcattagtgcttacgacccgggacacactgaggctctatatgctagggctgtgctttgactcatttaccggctccaggagagtcatcaggtggcgaggttgggtacagttgcgacacatataggagccagtgcattgtagtcggggattcaccgctcacctacgggtgtggatatcctatttgatatgatgaaataatagtgcgtggaatctcttgccagagtatgagatgtaagTTGGAGAAtgagttttccaaatagtacacgcgatgccactattatatgtgtaaCATAGTTagcgaattaatatgcaaccctcgatgaaccaatggttgcagattcgatcgggatatatgatattaagggaccatactgtacgttaatcataatcgactggttcttgtaggcactatcagtgatacctaggggatcatggggcgatgctactatacgctcttaccatgatccgatgggtgcaatcagaaatgagttctgacattcttgatcaaggtgttgatgaaaagaatggggctaactagggtaagcctgaataagaataaatgttattctgtatcacaaagagttgtgaacccacggctagcgtatccctgaaccattgagggtcacacaagtactgaatcgtttgttcccgttgagagaataaattcaaggagttgaatttatattataatatagtaaattcaaggagttgaatttattataattaaattttgagaaaataaattcaaggagttgaatttataaaatttgagaatttaatttattaaactcaaaagttgtgtttattaaatattaaattttgggggtgataaaattcaagtagttgaatttacaatttatataataaattcaaatgttgaatttataatgaatttaatttattaaactcaaaatttgggtttattaaatattaaattaaaattggtgggaagtatgtttaatgggcttgtaggagtacaagtccaacatactaaataattaaaattcttaatgaactttgattaattaattaaactagttggactagcccaattaattaatcaagcacattaatattaattaagaggCTCATGTATTATTATATGATAATTGAGTCGTGGAGGCTTTATTTAAGAAAGAGACttaaaccctagcctccataaCAAACCACAATTTTCAGAATTCCTCTCTTCAAAAGCTCAAAAAATTCGGCCACCCTAAAGCCAGTTTAgggtttgagccgtctctcgtttTTAACATTCAACGtaaaaactttttccaaattttctagtacAATTTGGAAGATGGACGAATCATCTAGTCGTAGACTTGATTAGAAGAATAAACAAAGGAGTTTCtgaagaacgttcgtagggaattcatcaagagctatcttcgctaaccccggaatagttggagccgtgtgattaattcaccaaaggtattaCGAttctaacgccctatgaatgtttgatcataaaaccatacgagcgcccaaaaataaatatattttgattgtcaaaataaaataaaaattttaaaacttccgctgcgtttgggcgcgtAGAAAACCGGGATCCAACAATTTTCTCGATAAGCTTTGTAGTAGCATGAGAATATACTGAACTCTTGTGTTTGTCGGTCCGAATTGGATGAGGTTCAGCTACCTTTCGAGGAGTATGCTTCTCTAAAGGATTTTTTTGTTCTCATGTTGAAAGAGGGCTCGAGACCCATTGATTCTGATCCATATTTTCTGGTAACTGGTAACTTGGTAACAAGGCTCTTGgatattcttttttctttttcccctCCTCggcaatctttaaatttttttcgttgtatattgttaTTTTGTAGGTCAGTCCTGTAGATGGCACTGTCATGAGATTTGGTGAGCTAACAGGACCAAATATATTAATGATCATATTAACTTCtagttaattttaatattttagctAAAGCTTCTATCTATAATTGACTTGTGTCCGAACACATGTCCTCTGTCTTATCATTGCTTTGAGAAAGAGTTGAATGTCTAATTTGCATCATTCGTACTCAGTAAGAAATAATCTGAAATGTGACTGCTTATACCATTCTCATAACATTGGCAGATCTGATGCAAGTGGGTGATTTAAGTCCTCCTTAGAGTAACACCAGAGTTCTCATAATGATCAGTAATGGTTTTACGTCGATTGTCAACTCATTAATTGattattggcaaaaacttgtgtgagacggtctcaggagtcatattttgtgagacggatctcttatttgggtcatccatgaaaaagtattactttttatgctaagaatattactttttattgtgaatatcggtagggttaacccgtctcacagataaagattcgtgagactgtctcgtctcataagagacctactcttgatTCTTATATATGTTATAAGAAAGTAGTGATTTATATACTGGCTCGACCTTCGTAAGTGTACCTCTGTTTTAATCAATATCAGTGTTAGTTTCGGTTTAAACCCCCATCTGtctaattttgttttttgaaaagaaaagagatGATTTAGAATTatagaattattttattttgtattttgccCCTTGTCACATTGTCAAAGATTTGTTTCGGATTTAACAGTTTTACTTGCTTCCGACATTTTTATAGACTGACTTTGTTAGCATTGAGCTGATAATTATTTGTGCTATTAAAGCTTTACTGATAGCTTTTGGGTTAGGGGCAAAGAATTTGAAAATGCCGTACTCGATATATTAAGCTTTTCTTTATGAAAATGAGTGGTATTGGAGATTATTTGGCTTAGCTAATTCAATTTCCTGAAACATTGAGTGTGTCTGTGAAAGGGCCTGAATTTTAAAATCGTAACAAAGATGTTACttagttttatttgttcgatTCTGTTTATTTCTACAAAATCGTACTTTGTATGttttatttctaaaataatgtttatagctatttgatattttatgctCACTAATCTTTGCCATGAAACATGTGTTGAGTGTTTCCTAAAAAGGGTCAAGAAATCAAGACTAGTCTGGTTATCAGGAAGTAAGGAAGCCAGGAAGACGGTATAAACTTCGACGAATTTTATGTTCTCGAAGTGGTATTAAGACCATTATTCTTGATgttacatttgagatgtacgtAATAGAACTCAGCAGTTATATCCATTTTTCTTTTCGGATATAGAATGAATGAAAAGTTTAATTTTGAGTAAAATTAATCTTGTTTTACCCATTTAGTCTGTAACTTGTTCAGTTTAGAAAATTTATGTTCCAACCTATCgagttattaattaatttaaaaatctcaaataaaATCGTGGAAATTGacaaatttggaaaatattttatcgATATACATAACATGCCATTTAGTATTAATTAATGTGAAGGATTCAAATGTTATCATTGATCTTCAACATTCTCAATTAGTTATCGGCTTCTTCGGTGGATAATGCTCTGAATACCTTCCACCCACTTCTGTCGGTGTATCTTTGTCTTGCATTTGAACTCCATCAGACCCTGAGAGGTTTTAACACCAAAGTACAATTCCAAGTTGTCCCTTTCTTTCTTGAATGGCCATCCATCACTCTCATCAATCACTTCGTACAAGATACCTGTTCATATCCAAATACTTCCTCtctttaatattcattattagGACAAATTTAGGCTGATGGCTTTGCCAAGGATTACTGGTCATACATTAAACACATAAAAATCGAATCTTTCTAGTTAGGCTAAGAGATTTCGTCAACTAATTTAGAAAAAGGTCTTTTGCATTCATCTCTTCTGTAAATCGTAAGGGAGTAAAGTGTCAAATATTCAGTTCAAAGCATTTGAGGTTTTTACTCatgttttattgcatttcatgCTTATACAATTTACCATTGGTGCTGCTAGCAAAATGTTGAGAAACtcactttctttctttttggAGAAGGCACCACCAACATGTTTACTCTTGAGTCTTATTGTTACCTGCAACCTCAACATTTCTTTCGGTCAGCTATGCAAGACTTTGAATgagtacatatatttttttatatgttcatTTCTACATCAACACATTATTCTACATACCTGGCATTTCTTGTTGATGAATACAGAGACATGTTTCCATCTTAACCCACCTAAGAATTCAAAGAAACGAAAATTAGACTCCTCGAAATAACCGTTGTTGCTCGCATGTAAGTAACAATTTGTGCGAGCATAAATCAAATTGAATATTTAGGACCAATGTTAATGAGTTATGACATCTTTGTTTTGCTTGATGTTTTATAAGAGATTTGAGTTCAGAAACTTTAAGGTTTCGACGATTTGCTACTAAATTAAGACAGGTATTTGATATGGAGGGTATACCTTGTTGGGTGTGTTGTAGCAAGTCACCTTCACAAGGAATATATTCTTCCTGCACTTTGCTGTGAGCAACTATTATGCCCTTCTCATATGGGCTTATGGCTGAACTCCTCTTTGCTTCCTGGGGCAATCTTGCTTTCAGAGCTGCTTCTCCACGCAAGGCTGttaattatatatgaaattttgtAAGAATCAATACTAAAAAACAgctaattaaaaatttatcccAAAGTCGGGATCCTAAATCGGCCTCTGAATGTTCTATCCATGAAATTAGACCAAGGTGAATATATATGTCATTCTCAATGTAATTCTATATTACATTTAGAAGGAAATTTTTGACTCTGAGTACTCTGATTCATGTATGAACACGTAAGAATCACTTTCACCACAAAGAGAGTTGTGTGCATTGAGTTCAGCTGTCAACCGAAAACATGAGAAGGTTTTAGTTGGTTAATCTTTCGATGAGAGTTCGATATGGAAAGTCAATTTATCCCTTTGAAATATAACAGAATTATCTGAGATGGATTTATACCGGTCGCTGCAGCAGCTGTGAAAGTGAGCAGGTCACTTGCAGTGCAAGTGCCTACTGATGATTTGACTATGGACGCCACACGCTGGTGATCTACTCCCGATATTTCAGCCAACTCGATGCAGTATGAGGCCAAGAGCTGTGTGGCTGAGGCCAATGCCATGCTCATTTTCGAGCTCGAACCTTTGGCATTCTCAGTTGCAGTAGCAGCAGCCAGCGCTGCAGCTAGTCCGGCAACAGAGACAACAGAATGCATGTGAGCATTTTCCATTCGTGCCTTGTCCTTCTTTTTCACCATTTTACCACTATTACATGACTCCTTGTGCTGAAACAAGAGCCTTCCAATTGCACCCGAACTTGTTTCAGCTTTTACAGGCTTCATCACCTTGCCTGACTGCAGGAAGTTGCTAAATTGTCAGGGAAAGGAGGTTCCATGCATGGATTTTAATTACTATGTTGGATCGGGTGCAATCACATCAAGTTGAGTCAAGATTGAGTAGAGTTTGAAAAGATATTTGCTACTTGAGCTCGATGAAGCACTAGATTAATGTTAGTTAAAAAACATGAAAGAAATATTGTGATTTAGCTGTGCTGGACAAGTACTCGAGCCTGATAATCAATCTCGACCCGACCCACTATTGAGCTCAAGCTGAGCTTTAAGTCTTTAACTAAGTAACTCGAGCCAGCACGAGACATGATTGAGGTTCATTTGAGTTTGCTTAACTTACATATTGTTTCGCCGTCGCTGTCTCCTGAATCGCAACTAAACTGCTTCCAAACTCAGGCGGCATCTGCTTTTTCGCAAGTGCCTTGGATATTTCATTTGCAGAAAGACTCCAAGACCTGGACAGGAACTCCATTGGCTCATTGGGTGTTTCTGGCTCAGTTATCACAGGTAAACTGGACTTGCCTTTGACTTCATCGTCCTCATGATGTACACACTGAAGCCATTCCGAAACATTCCTTTTCCATACTGGAACTTGAGCGCTACCCATTGATAATTCTGAGTAATTTGGTATAACAGACCCCCAAGATCAACAAGACTTAGCGAGTGTTGCCAACTTTTGAGTCATACCCATATTTTATAAAGGTGACGTACAAATACCGAAAGGAGCCAAGATTTCCATGCAACGGAGCGAAATTAAAGGCttaaagcataaaaaaaatttgaaagggAAGAACATGGAATAGAAAACATAAAAATGTATATTAATCTAtgaatgaaaatattaaaaaatggaGGAGGACGGTTGATCCTGCTCGGGACAGAGGAACAGGTTGCTCAAAAACTGTGCAAGCATACGGTCTCGTGCTTTGAAGCGCAAAAAAAGGGGGACATTGTTGTTTGAATAGCCAATTACATTACAACCACACTATTTGTTTATGCATATGTTTATAGAAAGGATTCCTTTGGTAGTCAAACGTTAGTTGAATCGTCCCCCCAAATTTAAGANTCTATATATGATTCTCGTTTATCTGTTTGGCAAATAGTTTGTTGTTcttgataaataaatagaccGCTAAAATTAGGAAtctaattttatttgaaaaattgatttttttttccaactaGATTGCGTATGACAATTTGGTTTcaaattttatggaaaaaaccGATCAATTTGCCCAAATTTATATCATATCCAAAAAAACACTtgctaatatttaaatttgttgAATCATATTATGTACTCCAtgattcacacaaaaaatttatgtaCTCATTGGGGCCTCGTATCTTTTCATGGATAAAAATCGGTACTGTGAGGGCCCGtgctcttaattaatatttaattaccaaacaacaatgattaaatggtgtaaacagcgaaaacgagaTTAAAACGTTCATtagggcctacagaaatttcggcatgacctccccgtaagtatgacatcccaaaaatctcaaaacacaacaacaataatatacgctcgaaaataacatcaagttcacaatcaaccacacaaacatcctaagccgcactggccaggactagcCACGACATACAacaattaaaatcccaaacaaccTAAAGATATCACCATACAGCTACGCAGTGCATCTccctggcaaatgtatcaaaccagcataatatatatataaatatctgggaactctgacacaaaccgactgactactgggtaccactcgctgacgctccaccagacgcgtcaaatcccctggaatgacctgctatggcatcaaaaacaaccacaacataaaaagaaaacaggggtcggaccccagtacgacaaaccagtaaaatcacgacgtatataaaagacatgtaataataccaagtaaatgcaatgatatgcgatgcatgaatggtaacaatggaataacggataccaaatggagtccaaacgaatagcatcatcaacCGTAACAGTGGCCACAtgtgccaggaatgcagcatcaaatcgccgctcgtccatgcacgtagcatcgggaatgc comes from the Primulina huaijiensis isolate GDHJ02 chromosome 8, ASM1229523v2, whole genome shotgun sequence genome and includes:
- the LOC140983484 gene encoding VAN3-binding protein — encoded protein: MGSAQVPVWKRNVSEWLQCVHHEDDEVKGKSSLPVITEPETPNEPMEFLSRSWSLSANEISKALAKKQMPPEFGSSLVAIQETATAKQYSGKVMKPVKAETSSGAIGRLLFQHKESCNSGKMVKKKDKARMENAHMHSVVSVAGLAAALAAATATENAKGSSSKMSMALASATQLLASYCIELAEISGVDHQRVASIVKSSVGTCTASDLLTFTAAAATALRGEAALKARLPQEAKRSSAISPYEKGIIVAHSKVQEEYIPCEGDLLQHTQQGGLRWKHVSVFINKKCQVTIRLKSKHVGGAFSKKKESILYEVIDESDGWPFKKERDNLELYFGVKTSQGLMEFKCKTKIHRQKWVEGIQSIIHRRSR